Genomic segment of Mycolicibacterium sarraceniae:
CGGCCGGCGCCCGGCGATCAACGTCAGCGCCGCCGACACCAACGGGATCAGCACCGGTAGCGGCATCAGCACGCCCGCGAGGGTCATCGTGACCCCTCATGCCCGGGCAGCGCGTCCAATTCGTCGGGCTCGTCGGTGTCGCGGTCCGGGATGTGCTGCGGGGCGTCTTCGTCGATGAAGGACGCCTCGTCGTCGGCGAACTTCGACACCCGGGCGTCCTCGGGGTCGGTATCCACTTCCTCCTGGGTGGTCAACCGGAACGAGCGATAGGTGAGCGCGAGCACGAATGCCGCGATCCCCATCGCGATGACGATCGCGGTCAGGATCATGCCCTGGGCCAGCGGGTCCGCTGTCGTGGTTTCCGCGCCGCTGGTTCGCCCGCGGATAGGCGGGTTCCCGCTTTCGCCGCCGACGGTCAGGATCAGCAGGTTGATGGCGTTGCCGACCAGGAGCAGACCCAGCAGCATCCGAGTCAGGTTGCGCGAAAGTAACAGGTAGACACCACAACTGGTGAGTGCGCCGATGATGACGAGGGGAACTAGGTAGACGGTCATGACACTCTGGTCCTGATCTTCGGGCGCGTGGCGGCGAGCTCCTCGTCGATGCGAGCGCCGAGGCTGCGCAACACGTCGAGTACAAGACCCACGACGATTAGGTACACCCCGAGGTCGAAGAACAGCGCGGTCACGAACTTCACCGTGCCCAGCAGCGGCACGTGCAGGGTGATCACGGCCGAGGACAGCGCGGGCGCACCCAACAGCATCGAGCCGACGGCGGTTCCGGCTGACAGTGCCAGCCCGGCGCCAAGGATCTTGCCGGCGTCCAGCGGCAGCGTCTCGCCGAGTTCGTAGCGCCCACCCGCCAGGTACCGCAGCACCAGCGCCAGGCCGGCGGTCAACCCGCCGGCGAACCCGCCGCCGGGGGTGTTGTGCCCGGTGAAGAAGAAGTACACCGACAGCACCATGATCAGCGGGAAGATCAGCCGGGTGGCGACCTCGAGCACCAGGGAGCGATTGCGCGGGTCGCCCAGTTCGCTGCCCCGCAGCCAGGTGGTGTCGCCGACGGCCGGGCTGTAGACCGCGGAGGGCAGCAGTCCGATAGCGGGGTGGCCGGCGTCGGACACCCGCGGTGCCGCGCCGAACCGGCGGTTGCGGAACACCAGCGACGCGACGCCGGTGGCGGCCGCGACTAGGACCGAGATCTCGCCGAGGGTGTCCCAGGCTCGGATGTCGACCAGCAGCACGTTGACGGTGTTGGCACCGTGGCCGCGGTAATAGGCGGCATCCGGCAGCAGATCGGCGATCGGGGTGCCGGCGCGGGCGGCCATCGCGAACACCGCCAGCGTGGTGACGGTGGCGCCGACGGCCAGCGCCAGCGCGACGCGGGGC
This window contains:
- a CDS encoding Na(+)/H(+) antiporter subunit C → MTVYLVPLVIIGALTSCGVYLLLSRNLTRMLLGLLLVGNAINLLILTVGGESGNPPIRGRTSGAETTTADPLAQGMILTAIVIAMGIAAFVLALTYRSFRLTTQEEVDTDPEDARVSKFADDEASFIDEDAPQHIPDRDTDEPDELDALPGHEGSR